In the Paenibacillus sp. FSL H7-0357 genome, one interval contains:
- a CDS encoding MFS transporter, whose protein sequence is MKKRSYYGLLSTISLSAFGDAFGLLAMEWLVYELTGSKLAMGALALSSGIPELLLRLLGSPLSDRLHRVRFMACLAAIRLLAIALPLGMGLAGKLELWHLFAAASLSGACAALFMPTAMAVIPGVADSRKLMRAFAIIDGCKGAAALLGPALAGVLTAASGALPALGINAVCYTAAIATLLCLPKMPKPSPRSGTFSIPAYMREIAEGFTFYKQFPAMLTIMMMASISNLSSVSVWTMMVPYVREVLHRDAAAMGTLTTASALGTLAGLGIISLLGEIKRRRFVMLGSLGAIGLSTALWGLIPSFPFALAAVFAAGVLGPFFGSLSSSLHGRLVPGNLQGRVNSIRFLIGGSLQPFGAFAGGAVAELYGVPALFLAAGLLPLLCAGLALLLPGLKALDGDLSALEAKTRQSGGTFVAQSAIAEQ, encoded by the coding sequence GTGAAAAAACGCAGCTATTATGGTTTGTTGTCCACCATATCTTTGAGCGCCTTCGGGGATGCTTTTGGCCTGCTGGCCATGGAATGGCTGGTCTACGAGCTGACCGGCTCCAAGCTGGCTATGGGGGCACTGGCCCTCAGCTCCGGCATTCCGGAGCTGCTTCTGCGCCTGCTGGGCTCGCCGCTGTCCGACCGGCTGCACCGCGTGCGCTTCATGGCCTGCCTGGCGGCTATCCGCCTGCTGGCGATTGCGCTGCCGCTGGGCATGGGCCTGGCCGGGAAGCTGGAGCTCTGGCATCTCTTCGCCGCCGCCAGCCTCAGCGGGGCCTGCGCCGCGCTGTTCATGCCGACGGCCATGGCGGTGATTCCCGGCGTCGCCGACAGCCGGAAGCTGATGCGCGCCTTCGCCATTATCGACGGCTGCAAGGGCGCGGCCGCGCTGCTGGGCCCGGCGCTGGCCGGAGTATTGACCGCCGCCAGCGGTGCCCTGCCGGCGCTTGGCATCAACGCGGTTTGTTATACCGCTGCTATAGCCACCCTGCTGTGCCTGCCGAAGATGCCGAAGCCATCGCCGCGCTCCGGCACCTTCTCCATACCGGCTTATATGCGCGAGATTGCCGAAGGCTTCACCTTCTACAAGCAGTTTCCGGCGATGTTGACCATTATGATGATGGCCTCCATCAGCAACTTAAGCTCCGTTTCCGTCTGGACTATGATGGTTCCCTATGTACGCGAGGTACTCCACCGTGACGCGGCGGCTATGGGTACACTAACAACAGCTTCCGCACTTGGAACCTTAGCCGGACTCGGCATAATTTCCCTGCTGGGTGAAATCAAACGAAGACGTTTCGTGATGCTGGGAAGCCTGGGAGCCATCGGGCTCTCCACTGCGCTCTGGGGCCTGATTCCGAGCTTTCCGTTTGCGCTCGCTGCCGTGTTCGCTGCCGGAGTCCTGGGCCCCTTCTTCGGCTCGTTAAGCTCCTCCCTGCATGGCCGGCTGGTTCCCGGCAACCTGCAGGGCCGGGTCAACTCGATCCGCTTCCTGATCGGCGGCAGCCTGCAGCCCTTTGGCGCTTTTGCAGGCGGAGCCGTCGCCGAGCTTTACGGCGTGCCTGCACTGTTCCTGGCCGCCGGGCTGCTTCCTCTCCTTTGTGCCGGACTGGCGCTGCTGCTCCCGGGCCTGAAGGCGCTGGACGGCGACCTGTCAGCACTTGAAGCTAAGACCCGGCAGAGCGGCGGGACCTTTGTAGCGCAAAGCGCAATCGCCGAACAGTGA
- a CDS encoding ArsR/SmtB family transcription factor translates to MYKVEVDFAPMYECIASLNAFLWKQNHNAMDGGKLWVREVQARFAPVQLQRMREIITLVEDFSLAPYIWSCPGDRSVSGFMHWFEDLSAGELFEIAGRFGQSVPSNLTELRNSISEILRAWDAGYFSGINPEILEGLSREAEARRAMLNGGNDMEVFEQATEGMRLYPAEQLKQVIIIPQYHPRPLVTSAMYDEFVFTSYSCDVLPPEEGRPAPALLRLTRALSDETRLYILRLLAGKQLNFTEIVKQVGLSKSTIHYHLIALRAAGLVIVHSSGKSVSYSLRLEALDNLPHQIGAYLES, encoded by the coding sequence ATGTACAAAGTAGAAGTCGACTTTGCGCCCATGTATGAATGTATCGCGAGCCTGAACGCTTTTCTCTGGAAGCAGAATCATAATGCCATGGATGGAGGAAAGCTCTGGGTCCGTGAGGTCCAGGCCAGATTTGCACCGGTGCAGCTCCAGAGAATGCGGGAGATTATTACCCTTGTCGAGGATTTCAGTTTGGCGCCGTATATTTGGAGTTGTCCGGGGGACCGTTCGGTCAGCGGCTTTATGCACTGGTTCGAGGATCTGTCTGCGGGTGAGCTGTTTGAGATTGCCGGACGCTTCGGACAATCCGTCCCGTCCAATCTTACGGAGCTGCGGAACTCCATCTCTGAAATTCTGCGTGCCTGGGATGCAGGTTATTTCAGTGGAATCAATCCCGAAATCCTTGAAGGGTTAAGCCGGGAGGCTGAAGCCAGACGGGCGATGCTGAACGGCGGGAATGACATGGAGGTCTTCGAACAGGCAACCGAGGGCATGCGGCTGTATCCTGCCGAGCAGCTGAAGCAGGTGATTATTATTCCGCAATATCATCCCCGGCCTCTGGTTACTTCCGCTATGTACGATGAATTTGTATTTACCAGCTACTCCTGTGATGTTCTTCCTCCGGAAGAAGGACGTCCGGCTCCCGCACTGCTCCGGCTTACCCGGGCGCTGTCCGATGAGACGCGGCTGTACATTCTCCGCCTGCTTGCAGGCAAACAGCTGAACTTCACCGAGATCGTCAAGCAGGTCGGCCTGTCCAAAAGCACGATTCATTATCATCTTATCGCTCTGCGTGCAGCTGGTCTCGTCATTGTCCACTCCAGCGGAAAAAGCGTATCGTACAGTCTGCGCCTTGAAGCACTGGACAATCTGCCTCATCAGATCGGGGCCTACCTGGAGAGCTGA
- a CDS encoding 5'-nucleotidase C-terminal domain-containing protein, whose amino-acid sequence MKISSRQKKWWSAALSMLLVTGIALPAPQTASAAEDNSSPVISQVYGGGGNSGAKYKNDFIELYNPTDTAVDLTGWKVRYASSAGSFGTNNIPLAGTLPANGYYLIMGAGGNTGDALPTPDLIPSSLINLSATNGKVDLLNSTDTQVDLIGYGTANFFEGTAAAPALTNATAATRQQSLVLPSGNRGLDTNQNSTDFITTQAPDPRSSGSGVVDPKSPAVAASIASGLLVGKGTELALTTSSVTASVYYSVYANGSTDALADYAWYNAPIVLQDDSILIKAFSKEEGKPDSDISQFNYTTKDAVSGLTIPQIQGTVQSSTYTGQLVKGVPGIVTYTSGSTFYIQNPTPDSDVRTSEAIMVYLPGNKVKVGDSVLVDGTVKEYKEGGYDGASDLLTTEIAAAQAKVISSGNALPAATVLGTGGRAIPTAVISAGLSKELEPAKYALDFYESLEGMRVQLNTPKIIGPYDHEIPVTVNNGTSTTEVSSPAGGLVLTGADYNPQRILIAKKPSSPVKTGQVFAGNITGILGYDYGNFKVRPDSELPAVNPGTSKDRETTALTAEADKLTVASFNVENFSKSNSSTKINNVAKSIVSNLKTPDIVGLLEIQDNDGATDSGNVDAAESYKALIDAITAQGGPVYAYTDISPANNMDGGAPGANIRAGFIYNTARVKLAGSASKGDATTAVAYTKDGGLSLNPGRIDPTHSAFKSSRKPLAAEFMFNNEKVMVIANHFNSKTGDTGLYGGTQPPVKASETQRAEIANVVNGFVSDVLTKNPDANIVVLGDLNDFQFSNTLKVLKGSALTNLIDTLPLGERYSYIYEGNSQTLDHMLVNNKLASRSTLDIVHINADFQEEEGRVSDHDPLLTQIDFGADTFNLRVLHTNDTHSHLENVTRRTSAISSERTGNTVLLDAGDVFSGTLYFTQFKGQADIKFMNNIGYDAMTFGNHEFDLNKDQPEVLKDFVTAAKFPFASSNIDFTTKKSELAELYHNTIGTLETDESLSTAKDGNIYPAVIKDIYGEKIGIFGLTTEDTVGLASPGDKISFKDHVESAKNTVKMLEDQGINKIIAVTHLGYTVDQELAKAVPGIDIIVGGHSHTKVDNPPTPIVNAGTGKNVLIVQTGEYSQFLGELDVTFDKDGEILAYNGKLLDVNLFGEDAAAKALLAPYDAELAAVRSEVVGFTDVDLYTNRTIDGKSVRVVRQEETPIGNMIADSIAEKVKELMPNFVPESDLASIKGVVAIQNGGGIRAAIDKGDITMGEVLTTLPFANSLAALKVTGSEIISSLENSVSGLSSDQGRFAQVSGMKYTYDSTKTPEIVDPITGKVTQTGERIVSVDILQADGSYAPVDPNAYYLLSTNSFMAGGGDFYRALAAAKADGRYYELGLPDFEVLLSYLNKHKPVNVEVEGRITDLKGTPSPDEDFSLRILHTNDTHSHLETVVKRMTAIKQERTGNSILLDAGDVFSGTLYFTKFEGLADLEFMNYIGYDAMTFGNHEFDKGLPALRTFINEAKFPFISSNIDFTSKDNELKDIFVNQTGGTTATPALDGHIYPSVIKDVYGEKIGIFGLTTEDTVGLSSPGDKIAFKDYKTSAENTVKALKEQGINKIIAVSHLGYNMDQQLAVQVPGIDVIVGGHTHTKLDAPVIFNKDGEPTLVVQTGEYGQNLGELDVEFDDNGVITNYTGKLLDVSKFADDPAAKEMLAKYDVQLAEIRQTLVGKTDVPLVYERLVDGKTTRVVRKEETNLGNLIADGINAKAKELVSKLISAEDLSTIKGFVAIQNGGGIRAGIDQGDITLGEVLTVMPFSNSLVALKVTGQEIIDSLENSVSGLETDQGRFAQVSGMRYTYDSTKPAEKINATTNVLEQEGARIVSVDIKQADGSYVAIDPAAYYILSTNSFMAGGGDFYRSLATAKADGRFYELYLPDYEVFTDYLKKSGTVNPATEGRITDLKGSTPTTTPSTGGGSLPTPTPAPSATPAPSAAPQVTTITAADLTGKLASLPSGSNELVIPVTVTAGGVQVVLPGSVLVKQAATNPATVLTFTSQGASYSLPLSVLNGTALAAQLGTTDFTITVSMLLASPATLSSVNQALASQAGSVTLAAPVIEFSITAQAGTNSVPLNSFGSTYVKRSITAPGKLNSESATAVSFDPATGKISFVPSLFTTKADGTTDVTIKRNSNSYYTVVKSAKTFGDITGHWAKSAIDLLASKLIITGTSNTAFSPAQKVTRAEFAALITRSLGLAATSSGAAFSDVSVSAWYADAIHTAAAAGLITGYTDGSFKPNSPITRQEMASILSKAMKYTGATLTADPARLAKFSDAADIAAWSQSAVEEIAAAGIIQGRADGSFAPQMSATRAEAVTMLEKTLKSLQFIN is encoded by the coding sequence ATGAAAATCTCATCAAGGCAAAAAAAATGGTGGTCTGCGGCACTCTCAATGCTGCTCGTTACCGGTATTGCCCTGCCCGCACCACAGACCGCTTCTGCGGCCGAGGATAACAGCTCACCCGTAATCTCCCAGGTATATGGCGGCGGAGGAAACTCCGGAGCCAAGTACAAAAATGACTTCATTGAGCTTTATAATCCGACCGATACAGCTGTCGATCTGACTGGCTGGAAGGTTAGATATGCCAGCAGTGCCGGATCATTCGGCACCAACAACATCCCTCTCGCCGGTACCCTTCCAGCCAACGGTTACTATTTAATCATGGGCGCAGGAGGAAATACTGGAGATGCCTTGCCTACCCCCGATCTCATCCCTTCTTCGCTTATCAATCTGAGTGCCACCAACGGTAAAGTCGATTTATTGAACAGTACCGATACCCAGGTTGACCTTATTGGATACGGCACTGCTAACTTTTTTGAGGGTACAGCGGCGGCTCCTGCCCTGACCAACGCAACCGCAGCAACACGCCAACAGTCCCTTGTATTGCCGTCAGGTAACCGCGGATTGGATACTAACCAGAACTCTACCGACTTTATTACTACACAAGCACCAGATCCGCGCAGTTCCGGTTCCGGGGTAGTCGACCCCAAATCTCCGGCCGTTGCCGCATCCATCGCTTCCGGCCTGCTCGTGGGCAAGGGAACTGAACTCGCCCTTACTACAAGCAGTGTAACCGCAAGCGTATACTACAGTGTATATGCAAATGGCAGCACTGACGCCTTAGCAGATTACGCATGGTATAATGCCCCGATTGTTCTGCAGGATGACAGTATCCTGATCAAAGCTTTCTCTAAAGAAGAAGGCAAACCCGACAGCGATATTTCACAGTTTAACTATACGACCAAGGATGCCGTGAGCGGACTGACGATTCCCCAGATCCAGGGCACCGTCCAATCCTCTACTTATACTGGTCAATTGGTGAAAGGCGTGCCGGGCATTGTGACTTACACAAGCGGCAGCACCTTCTATATCCAGAACCCGACGCCAGACAGCGATGTCCGGACTTCCGAGGCGATCATGGTCTACCTTCCCGGGAACAAGGTGAAGGTTGGTGATTCCGTGCTCGTGGACGGAACGGTCAAGGAATATAAGGAAGGCGGATATGATGGCGCCTCCGATCTGCTGACTACGGAAATTGCCGCAGCTCAGGCAAAAGTCATATCTTCCGGAAACGCTCTTCCCGCTGCTACCGTTCTTGGCACCGGTGGCCGCGCTATTCCCACTGCTGTCATTTCGGCCGGTTTGAGCAAAGAGCTTGAACCTGCCAAATATGCGCTCGACTTCTACGAGAGCCTTGAAGGCATGCGCGTTCAGCTCAATACCCCAAAGATTATCGGACCTTATGATCATGAAATTCCGGTTACCGTAAACAACGGTACCAGCACGACAGAAGTCAGCTCCCCGGCGGGCGGTCTGGTCCTGACAGGAGCAGACTATAATCCCCAGCGGATTCTGATTGCCAAGAAACCAAGCAGCCCGGTCAAAACAGGGCAGGTTTTTGCCGGCAACATCACCGGTATTCTCGGCTATGATTACGGAAATTTCAAAGTGCGTCCGGATAGCGAACTGCCTGCGGTAAACCCGGGAACCTCCAAGGACCGGGAAACTACCGCTTTGACAGCCGAAGCGGACAAATTGACGGTCGCTTCATTTAATGTGGAGAATTTCTCCAAATCCAACTCCTCCACTAAAATTAACAATGTGGCTAAATCCATTGTAAGCAATTTGAAAACACCGGATATCGTCGGCCTGCTGGAAATCCAGGACAACGACGGTGCCACGGACAGCGGCAATGTCGATGCAGCTGAGAGCTACAAGGCGCTGATCGACGCCATCACAGCACAAGGCGGTCCAGTCTATGCTTATACTGACATCTCCCCTGCAAACAACATGGATGGCGGTGCACCAGGCGCTAACATCCGGGCCGGATTTATTTACAACACTGCACGCGTTAAACTGGCTGGATCAGCCAGCAAAGGCGACGCAACAACAGCAGTTGCTTACACTAAAGACGGCGGACTCAGCCTGAATCCGGGCCGGATTGATCCAACCCACTCCGCATTCAAGAGTTCCCGCAAGCCGCTTGCGGCCGAATTTATGTTTAACAATGAAAAAGTTATGGTTATCGCTAATCACTTCAATTCCAAAACAGGCGATACTGGCCTTTATGGCGGCACACAGCCTCCGGTTAAGGCAAGTGAAACCCAACGGGCGGAAATCGCCAACGTGGTAAATGGCTTCGTGTCAGATGTCCTGACCAAGAATCCGGATGCCAATATCGTCGTGCTTGGCGATCTGAATGACTTCCAGTTCTCGAATACACTAAAGGTCCTGAAAGGCAGCGCATTGACCAATCTGATCGACACCCTGCCTCTGGGAGAGCGCTACTCCTATATTTATGAGGGCAATTCCCAAACGCTGGATCACATGCTGGTCAACAATAAGCTGGCCTCCAGATCCACACTCGACATCGTGCACATCAATGCCGACTTCCAGGAAGAAGAAGGACGGGTAAGCGACCATGACCCGCTGCTGACTCAAATTGACTTCGGTGCCGACACTTTCAACCTGCGTGTGCTGCACACAAATGATACGCACAGCCACCTGGAGAATGTAACCAGACGCACGTCGGCGATCAGCAGCGAACGCACAGGCAACACGGTGCTGCTGGATGCAGGGGACGTGTTCTCCGGAACCTTGTATTTTACCCAGTTCAAGGGGCAGGCAGATATCAAGTTCATGAACAACATCGGCTATGACGCGATGACATTCGGCAACCATGAGTTTGATCTGAACAAGGATCAGCCGGAAGTGCTGAAGGACTTCGTGACGGCAGCCAAATTCCCGTTCGCCAGCTCCAACATCGATTTCACTACGAAGAAAAGTGAACTCGCGGAGCTCTATCACAATACGATCGGAACGCTGGAAACCGACGAGTCCCTGAGCACGGCCAAGGATGGCAACATTTATCCTGCGGTCATAAAAGATATTTACGGCGAGAAAATCGGTATTTTTGGCCTAACAACCGAGGACACCGTTGGACTGGCATCGCCAGGTGATAAAATCAGCTTCAAGGACCATGTAGAAAGCGCCAAAAACACAGTTAAAATGCTGGAGGACCAGGGAATTAACAAGATCATCGCCGTTACCCATCTGGGTTACACTGTTGATCAGGAACTGGCGAAGGCTGTTCCCGGAATTGACATTATCGTTGGCGGACATTCGCATACGAAGGTCGATAATCCTCCGACGCCAATTGTTAATGCCGGAACCGGCAAGAATGTACTGATCGTGCAGACCGGTGAATACAGCCAATTCCTCGGCGAATTGGACGTAACCTTTGATAAAGACGGTGAAATTCTCGCCTACAACGGCAAACTGCTGGATGTTAATCTATTCGGCGAGGATGCTGCAGCCAAAGCTTTGCTTGCTCCTTACGACGCTGAATTGGCAGCTGTCCGCAGCGAAGTCGTAGGCTTCACTGACGTCGACCTCTACACCAACCGCACCATCGACGGTAAGTCTGTACGTGTTGTACGTCAGGAAGAAACACCGATCGGCAACATGATTGCCGACAGTATCGCGGAAAAAGTTAAAGAGCTTATGCCGAATTTTGTGCCGGAGAGCGACCTTGCTTCCATTAAGGGCGTTGTGGCCATCCAGAATGGCGGCGGCATCCGTGCAGCCATCGACAAAGGCGACATCACGATGGGCGAAGTGCTGACCACACTGCCTTTCGCCAACAGCCTTGCTGCGCTCAAGGTAACGGGCTCGGAAATCATCTCCTCTCTGGAGAACTCGGTCAGCGGCCTGAGCTCCGACCAAGGACGTTTTGCTCAGGTTTCCGGCATGAAATACACGTATGATTCCACGAAAACACCTGAAATTGTGGATCCCATAACAGGCAAAGTAACACAAACCGGGGAACGTATCGTATCCGTCGATATCCTGCAGGCTGACGGCTCCTACGCACCGGTTGATCCGAACGCTTACTATCTTCTGTCCACGAACTCCTTCATGGCAGGCGGCGGAGACTTCTATCGTGCCCTGGCTGCTGCCAAGGCAGACGGACGTTATTATGAGCTTGGTCTTCCGGACTTCGAGGTTCTCTTGTCCTATTTGAATAAGCATAAACCGGTCAATGTCGAAGTCGAGGGCCGTATCACGGACCTGAAGGGAACTCCGTCACCGGACGAAGATTTCTCTTTACGCATTCTGCACACCAACGATACGCACAGCCATCTGGAAACTGTAGTTAAACGGATGACAGCGATCAAGCAAGAACGGACCGGCAACTCCATCCTGCTTGATGCAGGGGATGTATTCTCCGGCACACTGTATTTTACGAAATTCGAAGGACTGGCTGATCTTGAATTCATGAACTATATCGGTTATGACGCTATGACCTTCGGAAATCATGAGTTTGATAAAGGACTGCCTGCATTAAGAACGTTTATTAATGAGGCCAAGTTCCCGTTCATCAGCTCAAATATCGACTTCACGAGCAAGGATAACGAGCTGAAGGATATTTTTGTAAATCAAACCGGCGGCACTACCGCCACACCAGCACTGGATGGCCACATCTATCCTTCGGTCATTAAGGATGTGTATGGTGAAAAAATCGGCATATTCGGACTCACCACCGAGGATACCGTGGGCTTGTCTTCACCGGGTGACAAGATTGCCTTTAAAGATTACAAAACAAGCGCAGAGAACACAGTGAAAGCACTGAAGGAACAAGGCATCAACAAAATCATTGCTGTCTCCCATCTGGGGTACAACATGGATCAGCAATTGGCTGTTCAGGTGCCTGGCATCGACGTAATTGTCGGCGGGCACACCCATACCAAGCTGGACGCTCCTGTAATCTTCAATAAAGACGGCGAACCGACACTGGTTGTACAGACCGGTGAGTATGGCCAGAACCTCGGCGAACTGGATGTTGAATTCGACGACAACGGCGTTATTACCAACTATACGGGCAAGCTGCTGGACGTAAGCAAGTTCGCCGATGATCCGGCCGCTAAGGAAATGCTGGCCAAATATGACGTGCAGCTTGCGGAAATCCGCCAGACCCTTGTCGGCAAAACCGATGTGCCTCTGGTCTATGAACGACTTGTAGACGGAAAAACAACCCGTGTTGTACGCAAGGAAGAAACCAATCTGGGCAATCTCATTGCCGACGGCATTAACGCCAAAGCCAAGGAATTGGTAAGCAAGCTGATTTCTGCCGAAGATCTATCCACGATTAAAGGCTTTGTCGCTATTCAGAATGGCGGCGGCATCCGTGCCGGCATTGATCAGGGAGACATTACACTTGGTGAAGTGCTGACTGTAATGCCGTTCTCCAACAGTCTGGTAGCTCTCAAGGTTACCGGACAAGAGATTATTGATTCTCTGGAGAACAGTGTCAGCGGACTTGAAACCGACCAAGGACGGTTCGCACAGGTTTCGGGTATGCGCTATACCTACGACTCCACCAAACCGGCAGAAAAAATCAATGCAACTACAAACGTTCTGGAGCAGGAAGGGGCGCGCATAGTTTCGGTTGATATTAAACAAGCAGATGGCAGCTACGTTGCCATTGACCCTGCAGCTTACTATATCCTGTCCACGAACTCCTTCATGGCAGGCGGCGGAGATTTCTACCGCTCACTGGCTACAGCTAAGGCAGACGGCCGGTTCTATGAACTGTACCTGCCGGATTATGAGGTCTTTACCGACTATCTGAAAAAATCCGGCACTGTTAACCCTGCTACGGAAGGCCGTATTACCGATCTGAAAGGATCGACGCCAACAACAACACCTTCAACTGGTGGCGGATCGCTGCCAACGCCGACACCGGCACCTAGTGCAACACCGGCACCATCAGCAGCACCGCAGGTGACTACAATTACAGCAGCCGATCTGACTGGCAAATTGGCATCACTGCCTAGCGGCAGCAATGAGCTCGTCATTCCGGTTACTGTCACTGCAGGCGGAGTACAGGTTGTACTGCCAGGCAGCGTGCTGGTCAAGCAGGCTGCAACCAACCCTGCGACAGTTCTTACGTTCACTTCACAGGGAGCTTCCTACTCGCTTCCGTTAAGTGTCCTGAACGGAACAGCACTGGCTGCGCAGCTTGGCACCACGGACTTTACGATTACAGTTTCCATGCTGCTGGCAAGTCCGGCAACACTCAGCAGCGTGAATCAGGCGCTGGCTTCCCAAGCCGGTTCCGTCACTCTGGCGGCTCCGGTCATTGAATTCAGCATTACCGCACAAGCGGGAACTAACAGCGTGCCGCTCAACAGCTTCGGAAGCACTTATGTGAAGCGGAGTATCACTGCTCCAGGAAAACTGAACTCCGAGAGTGCAACAGCGGTATCCTTTGATCCGGCAACAGGCAAAATTTCCTTCGTGCCTTCTCTCTTTACAACAAAGGCTGACGGAACTACCGATGTCACCATTAAACGGAACAGCAACAGCTATTACACGGTTGTGAAATCAGCCAAAACATTCGGAGACATCACGGGGCACTGGGCCAAGTCGGCCATTGATCTCTTGGCCTCCAAGCTGATCATTACCGGAACCAGCAATACGGCGTTCTCCCCTGCCCAGAAGGTGACACGGGCGGAATTTGCGGCACTGATCACACGCTCCCTTGGCCTTGCGGCAACAAGCAGCGGAGCAGCCTTCAGTGATGTCAGTGTAAGCGCATGGTATGCCGATGCCATTCACACAGCAGCCGCAGCGGGCCTGATCACGGGCTACACAGACGGCAGCTTTAAGCCGAACAGTCCAATCACCCGTCAGGAGATGGCCTCCATTCTGTCGAAGGCGATGAAGTACACCGGGGCAACCTTAACTGCCGATCCGGCCCGGCTTGCGAAATTCAGCGATGCCGCCGACATTGCCGCATGGTCGCAAAGTGCGGTAGAGGAAATTGCTGCAGCGGGCATCATCCAGGGCAGAGCGGACGGCTCATTCGCTCCACAAATGTCTGCTACCCGCGCGGAAGCAGTTACCATGCTGGAGAAGACTCTGAAGTCCCTTCAGTTCATCAACTAA
- the serS gene encoding serine--tRNA ligase has product MLDMNWIRENEELVRNTAVWKKVDFPLDELLEWDDKRRVLRRDTEQHRAQRNTLTKEVEQLLRQGDTQGGEAAKEQVRKINALLGKLEADLAEADRRCGELLLLAPNPVSGDTPIGGDDSQNVELRRTGALPDFGFAPRDHVELGELHDIIDIPRGVKAGGPRSYVLKGAGLNLHLAVQRLALDVLAARGFTTMDVPVIVRPEALERTGFFPGGMDQTYELAGEKRWLAGTSEVSLVSLYSDEIVDLAEPMRLAGMSTCFRREVGSAGRDVRGLYRVHQFSKIEQVVLCRGDNKVSEQMLQEILANAEHILQLLELPYRVVAVCSGDMALKTHKQYDIETWMPSRGAYGETHSASNLLDFQARRSGIRYRDEDGQLQYCHTLNNTAVATPRILIPLLENHQQEDGTIYIPKALQPYMGGLDSLPAPAQTEK; this is encoded by the coding sequence ATGCTGGACATGAACTGGATCAGGGAGAATGAGGAACTCGTAAGAAACACGGCAGTGTGGAAAAAGGTGGATTTCCCGCTGGATGAATTGCTGGAATGGGACGATAAGCGGCGGGTTTTGCGCCGGGACACGGAGCAGCACCGGGCACAGCGCAACACGCTGACCAAAGAAGTGGAACAGCTGCTGCGACAAGGTGACACCCAAGGCGGAGAAGCTGCCAAGGAACAGGTGCGGAAGATCAACGCCCTGCTGGGCAAGCTTGAAGCTGATCTGGCGGAGGCGGACCGCCGCTGCGGAGAGCTGCTGCTGCTCGCCCCGAACCCGGTATCGGGTGATACGCCTATCGGCGGCGATGACAGCCAGAATGTGGAGCTGCGGCGGACCGGTGCGCTGCCGGATTTCGGCTTCGCGCCACGCGATCATGTCGAGCTCGGCGAACTGCATGATATCATCGATATACCGCGTGGCGTCAAGGCTGGCGGACCGCGCAGCTATGTGCTGAAAGGTGCGGGTCTGAACCTGCATCTCGCTGTGCAGAGGCTGGCCCTGGATGTGCTGGCAGCACGCGGCTTCACGACAATGGATGTGCCGGTCATCGTCCGGCCGGAGGCGCTGGAGCGGACGGGATTTTTCCCCGGCGGCATGGATCAGACCTATGAGCTGGCCGGTGAAAAACGCTGGCTGGCCGGAACCTCGGAAGTGTCGCTTGTTTCATTATATAGCGATGAGATTGTCGATCTTGCGGAGCCTATGCGGTTAGCCGGGATGTCCACCTGCTTCCGCCGCGAAGTCGGCTCAGCGGGACGCGATGTGCGCGGCCTGTACCGCGTGCATCAGTTCTCGAAGATCGAACAGGTTGTGTTATGCAGAGGCGATAACAAGGTCTCGGAGCAAATGCTGCAGGAAATCCTGGCGAATGCCGAGCATATTTTGCAGCTGCTCGAGCTGCCTTACCGGGTCGTGGCCGTCTGCAGCGGTGATATGGCGCTGAAAACGCATAAGCAATACGACATCGAGACCTGGATGCCCAGCAGAGGCGCTTATGGGGAGACCCATTCGGCTTCGAACCTGCTCGATTTCCAGGCCCGCCGTTCGGGCATCCGTTACCGGGATGAGGACGGACAGCTGCAGTACTGTCACACCTTGAACAACACCGCAGTGGCTACGCCGCGGATTCTGATTCCGCTGCTCGAGAACCATCAGCAGGAGGACGGAACGATTTATATTCCAAAGGCGCTCCAGCCTTATATGGGGGGCTTAGACTCCCTCCCTGCTCCGGCACAGACAGAGAAATAG